The DNA region TTTCAGATTAAAATGGCTGCCAAAAACCAGCTATTCGGCAAAAGTGCTGCGGGCGCCCCATTTACGGTTTATGTTCCGGTAAAATTTAAGGATGATAGCAAAGAAGATATGTGCCGAAATTGGTCGTTCGCCGTCAAACCGAATGATGAGCTCGACTATTTCTGGCCGTTAAGTGCTTTCGAGGGCGGCAAATATCACTTGCGATTGAACGGGCCAAATGGCTTTTATCGTGAATTTATCGGAACCGCCAATGATCCTTTCATTACGATCTCGGCCGAGCATGAGCTGAATCGCTTAACAAAAGCACCAACAGGAAACATCAAACTGGTAATAAAAAACGAAAGCTCAAATCCGGTAGATCTTGAATTGACTGACATCGGTTATAAAACGAACAATTTGCGTAAATCAATCGCGGCAAAAGCTGAAGAAGCCTTTATTTTAAATTTAAAGGCAAGCTACGGCTGGTACGATTTTGAGCTAAAAAGCAGTGCAAACAGTTTGTTCTCGCAACGATATGCCGGGCGGATTGAAACCGGAAAAGAAAGCTTCACCGATCCGGTAATGGGCCGGGTTTAAATTGAACGGATGGAAAATCAAATAGTCGTAGCGAGACGCTACGACGAGGTGGGGTTTACCTAAAAAACAAACAACCAACTCCAAACTGTCAAATCTTTCCCCAACCATTCAGTCTATTCATTTTTGCAATAATCCCAAAACAATTCCCTTAACTTTCTCCAATACCTTTTTTATTTTAAGCCTCATAAAAAGAATTGTACCTTTGCACCGTCACTAATAAGTTACTTAATGAGTAATACAAATAGAAAACAAGATGCATTGGACTACCATTCACAAGGTCGTCCGGGAAAAATACAAGTAGTACCAACCAAACCTACAACATCGCAACGGGATTTAACCCTGGCCTACTCACCTGGAGTGGCCGAGCCCTGTTTAAAAATAGCAAACAACAAAGAAGATGTTTACAAATATACCGCCAAAGGTAATTTAGTAGCTGTAATTAGTAACGGAACAGCCGTTTTAGGTCTTGGGAACATTGGTCCCGAGGCGGGCAAACCAGTAATGGAGGGCAAGGGGTTGTTATTCAAGATCTTTTCTGATATCGACGTTTTCGATTTAGAGTTGGATACCGAAAATGTAGATGACTTTGTAAAAATCGTAAAAGCGTTAGAGCCTACCTTCGGTGGAATTAACCTCGAAGACATTAAGGCGCCTGAGTGTTTCGAGATCGAGAGACGCTTAAAAGAGGAAATGAACATCCCCGTAATGCACGATGATCAGCACGGAACCGCGATTATTTCGGGCGCCGCACTGTTAAATGCCTGCGAATTACAGAAAAAGAAAATCGATAAAATTAAGGTTGTGGTAAGTGGTGCTGGCGCCGCCGCCGTTTCTTGCTCAAAAATGTACCTTTCGTTAGGGGTGAAGCAAGAAAACCTGGTAATGTTTGATATCAATGGCTTAATTGATGTAAACAGAACAGACCTCGACAGCATTAGAATGAGCTTTGCCACAACCCGAAAAGACATTGCTAATATCGGCGAAGCTATGAAAGGCGCAGATGTGTTTATTGGTCTTTCGGCCGCAAACGTAATCTCTGCCGACATGCTCTTGGGCATGGCTAAAAACCCTATCGTTTTCGCTATGGCGAATCCAAACCCCGAAATTTCGTACGATTTGGCCATTAAAACCCGTAAGGATATTATTATGGCAACCGGCCGTTCCGATTATCCAAACCAGGTAAACAATGTACTGGGTTTCCCTTACATTTTTCGTGGAGCGTTAGATGTTCGTGCGACAACGATTAACGAAGAAATGAAAATTGCTGCGGTAAAAGCCATCGCAGAATTAGCTAAAAAATCTGTTCCCGAAGCTGTTAACCTCGCCTACAATGCCAGAAACCTGAAATTTGGCAAAGATTATATCATTCCAAAACCGGTCGATTTCAGGTTAATTACCGAAGTGTCAACAGCAGTGGCAAAAGCCGCTATTGCGAGCGGTGTGGCACGCAAAATTATCACCAATTGGGATGCTTACAACGAAGAATTAAGAAAGCGGTTAGGGCTTGACGATGCCATTATGCGTGCCGTTACCACCAAGGCCAAAATGGATCCCAAACGTGTGGTATTTGCAGAAGCCGATAACTATAAAATTTTAAAGGCGGCGCAAATCGTTAAAGATGATAACATTGCTATTCCTATTTTATTAGGTAATAGAGAAAAGATACAGGAAATTATTGATGCACACGCACTTGAGCTAAGCGGGGTCGAAATTATCGATCAGACAGAAAATACCCCCAAGGCCCTTCAATACACCGAAGCGTTGTTTAAAAAGCGCCAACGTAAGGGCGTGTCGTCAATGAGAGAAGCCACAAAGCTGATACGCGACCGTAATTATTATGGTGCATCGATGGTAGAATTTGGCGACGCCGATGCCATGATTTCAGGACTTACCAAAAATTATACCGCCGTAATTAAGCCGGCCTTGCAGGTAATAGGCGTAGAGCCGGGTGTAAAACGTGTTGCGGGCATGTATTTGATGATGACCAAAAAAGGCCCGGTATTTTTCGGCGATACTACTGTAAACGTAGATCCAACTGCCGAAGAACTGGTTGATATTACGCTACTGCTCGATAAATCTGTTAAGCAATTTAACATTAAGCCACGCATTGCGCTACTGTCTTACTCAAACTTTGGCTCGAACGATGGCGTAACCCCCGAAAAAGTTAGGCAGACGGTTAAGTTATTGCACAGAGATCACCCAGAAGTGATAGTTGATGGTGAAATGCAGGGAAACTTTGCCATTAATAACGAATTGTTGAAAGATAATTTCCCTTTCAGCACGCTGGCCGATGAACCAGCGAACACTTTGGTGTTCCCAAATCTCGAATCGGGCAACATTTCATACAAACTCCTGCAAGAACTGGGCGGTGCCGAGGCCGTTGGTCCGATCCTTTTAGGGCTAAATAAACCTGTTCATATTGTTCAGTTAGGAAGCTCCGTAAGGGAGATCGTAAACATGGTAACCATTGCCGTTGTTGATGTTCAGGCCAAACAAGAAATTGAAACATCAAAGCGAAAAGGTATATTTGGAAAAACAACTAAGAAATAAACCTTAAGGATTGATCTGTTGACAGTGGGTTTCAATCTAAAATCGTAATTCTAAAATCGTAATTTAAAATATGTACGCCTATATTGACGGTAGATTAACGTTCAAAAATCCAGCTTATGTTGTAATTGAGGCCGGAGGTGTAGGCTACCACATCAACATCTCATTAAATACCTACAGCGCGTTAGCCGAGGGAGAAAAGTGTAAATTGTACACCTGGCTGCACGTAAAAGAGGATGCACATACATTATACGGCTTCGCTGATGAGGGCGAACGCCGTTTATTTTTACACCTGATATCTGTATCAGGCATTGGGCCAAACACCGGCAGAATGATCCTGTCATCCATTACCCCCGTTGAAATACAAACCGCGATTGTGACTGCCGATTTGCCACTTATACAGCGTATTAAGGGCCTGGGGGCAAAAACCGCCCAGCGTTTGGTTTTGGAGTTGCAAGATAAGCTTAAAAAAGAAGGCGCAGATTCATTAATTTCTATGCCTCAACACAATACAGTTAAAGATGAAGCGTTATCTGCATTAGTAATGCTCGGATTCGCCAAACAAACAGCCGAAAAAACCATCGATCAGATTTTAAAAGTAACAGAAGGAACACTTTCGGTGGAGCAACTAATTAAACAAGCTTTAAAAAAATTATAGATAACAACGCATTTGAAGAGAATTTTTACACACCTATTCCTCATTTCTGTTTTCTTATTTGCTTTCCAAAACGCTTTCTCACAAGTTGTTCCGGGCAAAACAGATACCGCTGCGGCCAAAAATAAATTTGGCTTGCAAGAAAAGGAACGCCTGGGTTTGGGAGCGCCGCCGACGCCTTTTAATCCATCGCCGAGTAATTTAAAAAGAATTGTAGAGTACGATGCCAAAAATAAGCGTTATGTAGTGAAGGAGCTTATTGGCGATAAGTACGTGCTGCAAACGCAATACCTCACAATTGATCAGTACCAACGCCTGCTAAACAGCGAAATTAAGCGAGATAACTGGCGAAGCATTTCAAACTCTGAGGTGAGCGATTACCGCAATACAGGCATTATCCCTCAAATTAAGGTGAACAGCAGGGCATTCGAGAAATTATTTGGTGGCTCGGTAATCGATATTCAACCACGCGGAGAGGCAGAGCTCACTTTTCTGGGCCGAATAAATAAAAACGAAAACCCGCTTTTTAACGAACGGCAAAGGGTACAGACCAATTTCGATTTCAATCAACGAATTCAAATGGATTTGGTGGGCAACATCGGTACCAAGCTAAAAATTAAGAGCAATTACAATACCGAGGCGCAGTTCGATTTCGAAAATCAGATTAAGCTTGATTACACTGGTGGTGCTGACGATATTATCCAAAAAATAGAGGCTGGTAATGTAAGCATGCCTTTAAACACCTCGTTAATTACCGGAACGCAGGCGCTTTTTGGTATTAAAACGCAATTAAAGTTTGGGCGGTTAAACGTAACCAGTGTTTATACACAGCAAAAGTCCGAATCGCGGGAGCTGAATATAACCAACGGTGCACAGCAAAATACAACAACCGTTAGCGCCGATAGTTACGAGGCCAACAAACACTATTTCTTATCGCAGTTTTTCAGAAATAACTACAATAAGTATTTGGCCAATGCGCCGATTATCACCTCTCCAATTCAAATTACCAAAATAGAGGTGTGG from Pedobacter endophyticus includes:
- a CDS encoding NADP-dependent malic enzyme; translation: MSNTNRKQDALDYHSQGRPGKIQVVPTKPTTSQRDLTLAYSPGVAEPCLKIANNKEDVYKYTAKGNLVAVISNGTAVLGLGNIGPEAGKPVMEGKGLLFKIFSDIDVFDLELDTENVDDFVKIVKALEPTFGGINLEDIKAPECFEIERRLKEEMNIPVMHDDQHGTAIISGAALLNACELQKKKIDKIKVVVSGAGAAAVSCSKMYLSLGVKQENLVMFDINGLIDVNRTDLDSIRMSFATTRKDIANIGEAMKGADVFIGLSAANVISADMLLGMAKNPIVFAMANPNPEISYDLAIKTRKDIIMATGRSDYPNQVNNVLGFPYIFRGALDVRATTINEEMKIAAVKAIAELAKKSVPEAVNLAYNARNLKFGKDYIIPKPVDFRLITEVSTAVAKAAIASGVARKIITNWDAYNEELRKRLGLDDAIMRAVTTKAKMDPKRVVFAEADNYKILKAAQIVKDDNIAIPILLGNREKIQEIIDAHALELSGVEIIDQTENTPKALQYTEALFKKRQRKGVSSMREATKLIRDRNYYGASMVEFGDADAMISGLTKNYTAVIKPALQVIGVEPGVKRVAGMYLMMTKKGPVFFGDTTVNVDPTAEELVDITLLLDKSVKQFNIKPRIALLSYSNFGSNDGVTPEKVRQTVKLLHRDHPEVIVDGEMQGNFAINNELLKDNFPFSTLADEPANTLVFPNLESGNISYKLLQELGGAEAVGPILLGLNKPVHIVQLGSSVREIVNMVTIAVVDVQAKQEIETSKRKGIFGKTTKK
- the ruvA gene encoding Holliday junction branch migration protein RuvA, with protein sequence MYAYIDGRLTFKNPAYVVIEAGGVGYHINISLNTYSALAEGEKCKLYTWLHVKEDAHTLYGFADEGERRLFLHLISVSGIGPNTGRMILSSITPVEIQTAIVTADLPLIQRIKGLGAKTAQRLVLELQDKLKKEGADSLISMPQHNTVKDEALSALVMLGFAKQTAEKTIDQILKVTEGTLSVEQLIKQALKKL